A window of the Ostrea edulis chromosome 1, xbOstEdul1.1, whole genome shotgun sequence genome harbors these coding sequences:
- the LOC130053100 gene encoding cholecystokinin receptor type A-like isoform X2, with protein sequence MELNLETLSDEEFRKRVPAVVYLGFLILLGLPGNVSVLIAYTRFYNRTTHRVFILALAAVDTVSCIISMPFEIVELRYQYTFYAEAACKSFRFITGVFAVVSPMVLMGLAFNRFRLVCQPLKPQMTIKMAYIGCGISFALSLLLCLPTIPFTGTRLVQLKNNITGYDCSVDDNFKNSKFRIYYYGFLTLLVVICIIVLTVIYSCIARRVYQHTRHKAKILKRTAQNLKRTDEKGHIIKPTGNQSINLELSLTSEDISQRTEETAISNQNKDVRTKDNNTSKRKSVPLETNVKKSVTKIAFLVSFVFIISYVPHLVLNIGSSIKGYYFVPPSPLASAILPILSRSYFLSSVLNPIIYCFCDARFRNVLKRAVHNI encoded by the exons ATGGAATTAAATTTGGAGACTTTAAGTGACGAAGAATTCAGAAAAAGAGTACCGGCTGTTGTGTATCTTGGATTTCTGATTTTACTCGGACTCCCGGGTAATGTTTCTGTATTGATTGCATACACCCGATTCTACAACAGAACAACACACAGAGTCTTCATTCTCGCTCTTGCTGCCGTTGATACAGTTTCTTGTATTATAAGCATGCCATTTGAGATAGTAGAATTGAGATACCAGTATACTTTCTATGCGGAGGCTGCGTGTAAATCTTTCCGATTCATCACCGGTGTCTTTGCTGTTGTATCGCCCATGGTTCTAATGGGTCTTGCCTTTAATCGCTTTAGACTGGTTTGTCAACCTTTGAAGCCACAGATGACTATAAAAATGGCGTACATTGGCTGTGGGATATCGTTTGCACTTTCCCTTCTTTTATGTCTACCTACCATTCCTTTCACTGGAACGAGACTAGTGCaactgaaaaataatataactgGATATGATTGCTCTGTTGATGACAATTTCAAGAACTCGAAGTTTCGTATCTATTATTACGGATTTTTGACCCTTCTCGTGGTTATTTGCATCATAGTATTAACAGTCATCTATTCATGTATAGCCAGAAGAGTTTACCAACATACGAGACACAAGGcgaaaatattgaaaaggaCAGCTCAAAACCTTAAACGAACAGATGAAAAGGGTCATATCATTAAACCAACTGGAAACCAGTCGATCAACCTGGAGTTGTCTCTCACGTCTGAAGACATTTCTCAAAGGACTGAAGAAACTGCCATATCAAACCAAAACAAAGATGTAAGAACCAAGGACAATAATACATCAAAACGTAAATCCGTTCCCTTGGAGACTAATGTTAAAAAATCTGTCACAAAAATTGCTTTCCTTGTGAGTTTCGTTTTCATCATCAGCTACGTGCCGCACTTAGTTTTGAACATTGGGTCTTCCATAAAGGGATATTACTTCGTCCCACCGAGTCCCCTGGCTTCCGCTATTCTACCTATCCTATCGAGGTCTTACTTCCTGAGCAGTGTGTTAAATCCCATCATTTACTGCTTCTGTGATGCCAGGTTTAGAAATGTGCTGAAAAGAGCAGTTCAC AAtatttaa
- the LOC130053100 gene encoding cholecystokinin receptor type A-like isoform X1: MELNLETLSDEEFRKRVPAVVYLGFLILLGLPGNVSVLIAYTRFYNRTTHRVFILALAAVDTVSCIISMPFEIVELRYQYTFYAEAACKSFRFITGVFAVVSPMVLMGLAFNRFRLVCQPLKPQMTIKMAYIGCGISFALSLLLCLPTIPFTGTRLVQLKNNITGYDCSVDDNFKNSKFRIYYYGFLTLLVVICIIVLTVIYSCIARRVYQHTRHKAKILKRTAQNLKRTDEKGHIIKPTGNQSINLELSLTSEDISQRTEETAISNQNKDVRTKDNNTSKRKSVPLETNVKKSVTKIAFLVSFVFIISYVPHLVLNIGSSIKGYYFVPPSPLASAILPILSRSYFLSSVLNPIIYCFCDARFRNVLKRAVHVNCE, translated from the coding sequence ATGGAATTAAATTTGGAGACTTTAAGTGACGAAGAATTCAGAAAAAGAGTACCGGCTGTTGTGTATCTTGGATTTCTGATTTTACTCGGACTCCCGGGTAATGTTTCTGTATTGATTGCATACACCCGATTCTACAACAGAACAACACACAGAGTCTTCATTCTCGCTCTTGCTGCCGTTGATACAGTTTCTTGTATTATAAGCATGCCATTTGAGATAGTAGAATTGAGATACCAGTATACTTTCTATGCGGAGGCTGCGTGTAAATCTTTCCGATTCATCACCGGTGTCTTTGCTGTTGTATCGCCCATGGTTCTAATGGGTCTTGCCTTTAATCGCTTTAGACTGGTTTGTCAACCTTTGAAGCCACAGATGACTATAAAAATGGCGTACATTGGCTGTGGGATATCGTTTGCACTTTCCCTTCTTTTATGTCTACCTACCATTCCTTTCACTGGAACGAGACTAGTGCaactgaaaaataatataactgGATATGATTGCTCTGTTGATGACAATTTCAAGAACTCGAAGTTTCGTATCTATTATTACGGATTTTTGACCCTTCTCGTGGTTATTTGCATCATAGTATTAACAGTCATCTATTCATGTATAGCCAGAAGAGTTTACCAACATACGAGACACAAGGcgaaaatattgaaaaggaCAGCTCAAAACCTTAAACGAACAGATGAAAAGGGTCATATCATTAAACCAACTGGAAACCAGTCGATCAACCTGGAGTTGTCTCTCACGTCTGAAGACATTTCTCAAAGGACTGAAGAAACTGCCATATCAAACCAAAACAAAGATGTAAGAACCAAGGACAATAATACATCAAAACGTAAATCCGTTCCCTTGGAGACTAATGTTAAAAAATCTGTCACAAAAATTGCTTTCCTTGTGAGTTTCGTTTTCATCATCAGCTACGTGCCGCACTTAGTTTTGAACATTGGGTCTTCCATAAAGGGATATTACTTCGTCCCACCGAGTCCCCTGGCTTCCGCTATTCTACCTATCCTATCGAGGTCTTACTTCCTGAGCAGTGTGTTAAATCCCATCATTTACTGCTTCTGTGATGCCAGGTTTAGAAATGTGCTGAAAAGAGCAGTTCACGTGAATTGTGAATGA